GGGGGTCTTTACGCGAAGGAGCGCGCAAAGAGCTCCCGGATCGCTTTTCGCCCGTTCTCCTCGAGGAAGCGGGTCCCCGTCCCGGCAAAGCAGGGGTCCCCGATGCGGATCGACTGGCCGCCCGCCGGCTCGACCCACCGGTCGTCCTTCCATGTGAGCCAGGCATTCTTCCCCTGGTCGAAGACGAAGATCGGCTTGTTGCACAGCTTGGCGAACTCGGCCCCCCACCCGGTGCCGCCCTTGACCGTCCCGTCGGGGAGGACCGCGCCGATCACGTAGACCTCGTGGCCGGAGTTGACCTGGTACCAGATCGTCTGCAGGACCTTCCGGATCGTCGGGGCGTCGGTGTAGCTCCGGTTGAGGAGCCGGGACACGTAGGCGAGGCTCACGTCGCCCCGGACCAGCTCCTCCCGGGAGAGAACGCGGACGCCGCGGGAGCGGGCGATGTCGCGGCCTTCGTACGTGAAATTGATCTCCTCGATCCCGTGCCGCTCCGCCTGCGCGCCGAACTCCGCCTCGGCGCCGACGGCACCGCCGCTGTAGAGGACGCAATCCTCCTTCTTCAACATCTTCGTCTCCTTGGGATGGTCGATTGGAATGCCGGACACTATACCACGAAGGCGAAGGGCCGCGGAAATTCGATCCCCCCCCATTCCGGGAACCCCGTGCGCCGGGCGAGCATTCGTCACCTCGCCGCGGATTCGTCGGAAACGCCGAGGAGCTCGCGCACCTTCTTCCCGAGGTCCTGGCGGCGGAACGGCTTCTGAAGGAAGCCGCCGAACCCGGCGTCGACGATCTCGCCGATTCGCCCGCTCTCGTCGTACCCGCTCACCAGGATGGCGCGCACCGCCGGAGCGATTCGGCGCATCTGCGCCAAGGCGGCCTCCCCCGTCAGGCGGGGCATCACGAGGTCGAGGATCACGAGATCGATTTCCGCGGCGCGCTGCCGGAAGATCTCGACCGCATCGAGGCCATCCCGGGCCTCGATCACCTCGTACCCGAGAGTTTCGAGCATCGCGTGGACAACGGCGCGCACGTCCTCCTCGTCGTCGGCCAGCAGCACCCGGCCGGCGCCGGCCGGCTGCCCCTCCGCGGAGGGCGGCTCCGCCGCGGCGGGGACGGAACTCACCGGAAGGAGGACCGCGCACGTCGTCCCCTTCCCCTCCCGTGAGACGACCCGGATCTCTCCGCCGTGGTTTTCGACGATCCCCCGGATCGCCGCCAGCCCCATCCCCCGGCCGACGGCCTTCGTGGTGAAGAACGGATCGAAGATGCGGGGCATCGTCTTCGCGTCGATCCCGGGTCCCGTGTCGGACACCTCGAGGACGACGCGTCCGTCCCCGGTCTCCCGGGAGGTACGGACCGAGATCCGACCGCCGCCCGTCATCGCCTCCGCGGCGTTGAGGCAAAGCCCCATCACGATCTGCTTCATCTGGGCGACATCCACATGGACCGGAGGAAGCGCGTCGCCGCATACCTCCGAGAGCTCGATCCCCGGGGGGAGGGACGTCCGTATCGTCGGGAGGGTCTCCGACAGCACGCGCGCCAGCGGGATCGAAGTGGGCGTGTATTTCCCCTGGCGGGAGTACGCCAGGAGCTGCCGGGTCAACTCCGTGGCGCGGTTCGCCATCCGCCGGATCACGTCGAGGTACGGGCGGGCCTGGGGGTTCCCCCCGGCGTGCATCGAAAGGAGCTCGACGGCGCCCTGGATCCCGGCGAGGACGTTGTTGAACTCGTGGGCGACCCCGCCGGCGAGCATCCCGATCGTGGAGAGCGTCTGGCTCTCGGCGAGCCGGGCCTCCATTTTTCTTCGCCCGGAGATATCGCGGGTCACGCGGAGGACGCGCCGGTCCCCGTCCGGGCCTTCCGGCAACGGGGTCGACGACGACTCCACGTCCACGAACCGCCCATCGGCGCCCCGCATCCGGTACGGGAGGGATGCGTCCGGCTTCTCCCCGCCGGCCGTGCGACGGATCTCCGCCACGACCTTCCCTGCGTCGTCGGGGTGGAGGAACCCCTCGACGGGCGATCCGTTCATCAACTCCGGTCGGACCCCCAGCATCGGGAGGGACGCAGGACTCGCGTAGAGGATGCGCCCCGTCGCGTCGTGAAGGGTGATGAGGTCCGGCGAGTGTTCCGTGAGGAACCGGTACCGCGCTTCGGACGCGCGCAGGCGGTCCTCGGCCCGGCGGCGCTCCAGCGCCGCGGAGAGGATCGCCGAAACCATGTCCATCGCGGACAGCACCTGGTCCGCCCACGGCTTCGGCGCACCGGTGACGTGAAGGGCCACGAACCCGAGAAGGCGGGTTCCGAACCGGAGGGGGACGAGCAGCGCAGAACGGACGGGGAACGGATCGAGCAGCCGCTTCAACGGATCCGACGCCGGGAGGAGGGAGAGATCGTCCGCCTGGACCCTCCCCTCCGCCCGCATCCGGTCGAGCAGGCGCTCGAGGGCCGGGCCGGGGCGGTACGCCACGCTGGCGTCGAGAAGCGTCCCCGATTCGGCCGCCGGCAAAAACGTTTTGGAACGTTCGTCCCGTGGACTCAGAAAGAGGCAACCGCCGTCGGCGCCGCTTACGGCGAGGATCTCCCGGCACACCTCGTCCAGAAGTTCATCGAAGGCCAGCCCGAGGGCGCAGATCCGGGCGATCCGCGGCACGGCGGAGATCGGGACGTCCCGCGAAGGGACCCCGGTCCCTTTCGGGGAGCCCCCGGGAAACGGGATCGCCTTGCCCATCGACACCTCTCCTAAGGGAAAACCAACGATGAAGTCATCTCGCGAGGATCACCCGCTCGAAGCGATGTTCAGCCGCTCCTCGACCGCGGCGAGGAGCTTCCGGTACGAATCGAAGAAACTCTTCACCCCCGCCTCCTCCAGGCGGGCGCAAACCTCCTCGATCCCGGTTTCCATCAGCGCGTAGTCGTCGAGGACCGCCTTCGCGTCGGCGCCCGCGCCGGACAGGGTGTCGGCCACGACGCCGTGGTCACGGAAGGCGTCCATCGTCTGCGGCGGGATCGTGTTCACCGTATCGGGCCCGATCAGTTCCTCGATGTATTTCACGTCGGAGTATTTCGGGTTCTTCGTCCCGGTGCTCGCCCACAGGGGCCGCTGCACCCTCGCGCCAAGCAAAGCGAGGGAACGCCAGGCCGGCGTATCGAAGATCGCCCGGAACCTTGCGTACGCCAGCTGCGCGCTGGCCACCGCCGTCTTCCCGAGGAGGGAGAGGGCGGTCTCCGCCTTCGGCGAGCCGGGCCACCGTTCCACCGTGGAGAGGAGCAGACCGTCCACCGCCGTGTCGATCCTCGAGACAAAGAAGGAGGCGACCGACGCGACGTTCCGGGGATCCCCCCCGGCGGCGATCCACCGCTCCACGCCGCGCATGTAGGCGGCGGCCACCTCCTCGTACCGCCGTACCGAGAAGATCAGCGTCACGTTCACCGGGATCCCCGCGGCGATCGTCTCCTCCATGGCCGGAAGCCCTTCCTTCGTGCCGGGGATCTTGATCATCACGTTCGGCCGGCCGACGGCGTCGAACAGCTCCCGCGCCCGGACGATCGTCGCCTTCGTGTCGCGCGCCAGGTCCGGGTCTACCTCGAGCGAGACGTACCCGTCGTCCCCCCGGGAGGCGTCGTACACGGGACGCAGCACGTCGGCGGCGGCCCGGATGTCGTCGGTGACGATCGCCTTGTACGCCTCGAGGGGCGCCGTCCCCCCCCGCGCCAGCTCGCGGATCTGGGCGTCGTAGTCGCGCCCGGAGGAGACCGCCTTCTCGAAGATCGTCGGGTTCGAGGTCACCCCCCGGATGCCGTCCTCCGCGATCCGGCGGCCGAGTTCCCCCGACGCGATCATGCCGCGGTGGATGTAGTCGAGCCACGGACTTTGGCCCGCCTGTCCCAACGCGACCAACGGATTCGTCTTCATGCCCTTACTCCTCCCCGGATCGCGGCAAGGACCGATTTCGCCCGGTCGCGCACGGCCTCCGGTGTGATCCCGAATTCACGGAAGATCCGCTCGGCCGGCGCGGAAGCGCCGAACCGGTCGATCCCCACCGCCGCGCCGCGATCCCCCACGTACCGCGCCCAGCCGAAGGTCGACCCCGCCTCCACGGAAACGCGGGCGGGAACCGACGGTGGGAGCACCGCCTCCCGGTACTCCGCCTCCTGCTCCTCGAACCGCTCCATGCACGGCATGCTCACCACGCGCGCCCCCACCCCCTCGTCCGCCAGCAGCTTCCTCGCCGCCAGCGCCACGGACACTTCGGACCCCGTGGCGATCAGCACGACGTCGGGACGGCCGTCCCCCGCGTCCTCCAGCACGTAGGCGCCACGGTACACGTCACCGTCGCGAAACACCTTTTCCGGCGGGAGGACGGGGAGTTTCTGCCGCGTGAGGACGAGCGCCGTGGGACCCGCCGTCCGCTCCAGCGCCATCCGCCACGCCGCCGCCGTCTCGTTCGCATCGGCGGGCCGGACGACGTACAGGTTCGGCATCGCACGAAGCGACGCGAGGTGCTCCACCGGCTGGTGCGTCGGGCCGTCCTCCCCCACGCCGACGGAGTCGTGCGTCAGCACGTAGACGACGCGGCACCCCATCAGCGCCGCCAGGCGAATGGAGGGACGCATGTAGTCCGAGAAGATGAAGAAGGTGGCGCCGTACGGGATCACCCCGCCGTGCCGCGCCATCCCGTTGAGGATCGCTCCCATCCCGTGCTCGCGCACCCCGAAATGGGCGTTCCGCCCGCCCGGTTCCGCGTCGGGCAGGAATTCCCCCCCCCCCTTGATGACCGTATCCGTCGAAGGGGAAAGGTCCGCCGATCCTCCGGCCAGCTCCGGCGCCTTCGCGGCGATCGCGTTCAGCACCTTGCCGGACGCGCTTCGGGTGGCCGCCGCTCCGGACCCGGGTGAAAACGTCGGGATCCCCTCCGCCCATCCCTCGGGGAGATCGCCCCACGTGCGCCGCTCCCATTCGAGGGCAAGCGCCGGGAACGCGGCGGCGTACGCGGCGAACTTCATCCGCCACTCCTTCTCCGCCTTCTCCCCGCGCGCCAGCGCCTCCCGGAAATGGGCGAGCACGTCGTCGGGCACGAGGAAGGCCGGGGTGGCGGGCCACCCGAGGTGTTCCTTCGCGAGGGTAACCTCGGCCTCCCCCAGCGGCGCCCCGTGCGCGCCCGACGTGTCCTGCTTGTTCGGGCTCCCGTATCCGATGCTCGTTCGAACGATCACCAGGGTGGGACGCTCCCTCTCGCCGAAGGCCACCTTGATCGCCGCCGCCATCCCCGCGAGATCCGTGTTCCCGTCCGCGACGGTCAGCACGTTCCACCCGTACGCCCGGAATCGGCCCCCCACGTCCTCGCGGAAGGCCAGGTCCGTCGACCCTTCGATCGTGATCCGGTTGTCGTCGTAGAACGCCACGAGGTTCCCCAACCGGTGGAACCCGGCCAGAGACGCCGCCTCGGAGGCGACCCCCTCCATCAGGTCGCCGTCCGAGCAGAGCGCCACGATCCGGTGGGAGACGATCTCGTGCCCGGGGCGGTTGAACCGCTGCGCCAGCATCCGGGAGGCCATCGCCATCCCGACGGCGTTCCCGAACCCCTGCCCCAACGGACCGGTCGTCACTTCGACGCCCGGGGTGTGACCCGCCTCGGGATGTCCCGGGGTCTTGCTCCCCCATTGGCGGAAATTCTTGAGGTCGTCAAGGGTCACATCGAACCCCGTGAGGTGAAGGAGGGAGTAGAGCAGCATGGAGGCGTGGCCACAGGAGAGGACGAACCGGTCGCGCCCCGCCCAATCGGGGTTCGCCGGGTTGTATCGCAGGAATTTCGTCCACAGAAGATACGACAGCGGCGCCAGTCCCATCGGCGTGCCGGGGTGCCCCGACTTCGCCTTCTGGACCGCGTCGACCGCCAGGAACCGGATCGTGTTGATCGCCCGCAACGCGAGCGCGTTTTTCTCCACGGTGGCCTCCAGTGATTTCATTCGCGATGGTTCATCTTACCATCGCCGATCCCCTCCGTCCCATCCCCGTCCGCCGGTTTTTCGTCGCCCTGCCCGTCCTCCCCTCCCGGTTTCTCCGGCCAGAGGAGCGACACGGCCACGGAGGTCCCGAGCAGCACGACCACCACGAGGAGGGAGATCTCCGCCGGAACGTGCAGCCAGTGCTCCACGCACATCTTGGCGCCGACGAAGACCAGCACCAGCCCCAGCCCCACCTTGAGGAACCGGAAGGCGTCCATGATCGTCTTGAGGACGAAGTAGAGAGCCCGCAACCCGAGGATCGCGAAGACGTTCGAGGTGAAGACGATGAAGGGGTCGCGCGTGACGGCGAAGATCGCCGGGATCGAGTCGACGGCGAAGACGACGTCGGTCGCCTCCACGATGAGCAGCACCGGAAGGAGCGCCGTGGCGTACCACCGCCCGCGGTGCTTCACGATGAACTTGCCGTCGCCGAAGTGCCGCACGATCGGAAACACCTTGCCGAAGAGCTTGAGGACCGGGTTCCTCTCCGGGTGGGTTTCCACGCTCTTCCCGAAGAGAATCTTCCCCCCGGTATAGACGAGGAAGGCGCCGAATACGTAGAGCAGCCCGTTGAACCGCGAAAGGAGGGCGGCGCCCGCGAGGATGAAGGCGGCCCGCAGGATCATCGCCCCGAGGATCCCCCAGAGGAGGACCGGCCGCTGATACGTCGAGGGGACGCCGAACGTCTTGAAGATGAGGATGAAAACGAAGAGGTTGTCGACGGAGAGGGCGTATTCGATGACATACCCCGTCACGTACTCGACGGCCGGCTGCCGGCCGAAACGCCACGCGATCCCCGCGCCGAAGAGAAGCGCCAGGGCGATCCACCCGGCGGTCCACGCAGAGGCTTCCCGCATCGGCATGTCGTGCGGGTTCCTCCGGACCGCCGCGATCTCCACGGCCATCAGGACGAGCACGAAAACGACGAAGCCGCCCCAAAGCGCGGGCGTGCCGATCGACTGCGACAATCCGCGGACCTCCCTTCGTCATTGTCCCGAAAGCGTTACAGATGATACTTGCACGCAGCCGATTCCGGAAGGGGGGGCCTATCCCCGCAGGTGGTCTAGCAGGATCTTCACGCCGATCGCGACGAGGACGAGTCCGCCGACGACCTCCATCCGCTTGCCGAAGACGGCGCCCAGGCGCTTGCCGAGGTGGAGACCGGCGGCGGTGAAGGCGGCCGCGACGATCCCGATCACGATCCCGGGATAGACGATCCCCTCGCTGTGGAGCACGCCGAGGCTGATCCCCACCGCCAGCGCGTCGATGCTCGTCGCCACCGAGAGCACGACCAAAGATATTCCCCGCGTGGGATCCTTCCCGCCGTTCCCCTCCTCCCCGCCCCCCCCGCAGCCCTCGTACACCATCTTCCCGCCGATGTAGCCGAGCAGGACGAAGGCGAGCCAATGATCATATTCCTTGATGTGCCGCTCCACGGTCATCCCGGCGAGGTAGCCGATCACCGGCATCAGGAACTGGAAGAGGCCGAAGTGGAAGGCGAGGCGAAAGGTCTGGCGGCCGGAGACCGCCCCGAGCGCGATCCCCGTTGCGATCGCCACGGCGAAGGCGTCCATGGCCAGCCCCACCGCGACGGCAAGAAGCGTCAGAGTGCCGATCGGAACCTCCCCCGGAGTGCTATCATGAAATCATTCATCAACAATACCGCGCGGGAGGTCGGGACGCCATGCATCCGGACACATTCGGGACCCATTCGAGCAGGACCGTCGGCGGACACGCCTACGGGATCTTTTGCCTGGAGGCGCTCGAAAAGCGCCGCGTCGGCAAGATCTCCCGCCTTCCCTTCTCCATCAAGGTCCTCCTCGAAAATCTTTTGCGCCACGAGGACGGCACAACGGTCACGGCGGACGACATCCGGGCGCTCGCGAATTGGTCGCCGAAAGAAGCGTCGGACCGCGAGATCGCCTTTCGCCCGGCGCGGGTGCTCCTCCAGGATTTCACCGGCGTTCCCGCCCTGGTCGATCTGGCGGCGATGCGCGACGCGGCGAAGCGGATGGGGGGCGACCCGAAGCGGATCAACCCGCTGATGCCGGCGGACCTCGTGATCGACCACTCCGTGCAGGTGGACCGGTTCGCGGCGGCGACCGCCTTCCCCGACAACGTGGCGAGGGAATACGGGCGCAACGGGGAGCGGTACGCGTTCCTGCGGTGGGGGAAGGAGTCGTTCCGCAACTTCCGCGTCGTCCCGCCCGGCACCGGGATCTGCCACCAGGTGAACCTGGAGCATCTCGCCCCCGTCGTCTTCACCCGGAAAGACCGCTCCGGCGCGATGGCGTACCCCGACACGCTCGTGGGGACCGACTCCCACACGCCGATGATCAACGGACTGGGCGTGGTGGGATGGGGCGTCGGCGGGATCGAGGCGGAGGCGGCGATGCTCGGCCAGCCGATCTCGATGCTCATCCCCGAGGTGGTGGGGTTCAAGATGACCGGAGAGCTCCCCGTCGGGGCGACCGCGACCGACCTCGTCCTCACCGTCGTACAGATGCTGCGGAAGAAAGGGGTGGTGGGAAAGTTCGTCGAGTTCTACGGGAAGGGGCTCTCCTCCCTCTCCGTGGCCGACCGGGCTACGATCTCGAACATGTCGCCGGAGTACGGCGCGACGATCGGCTTCTTCCCCGTCGACCGGGAGACGCTCTCTTACCTTCTCTTCACCGGCCGGGACAAGGGCCAGGTGAAGCTCGTGGAGGCGTATTGCAAGGCGCAGGGGCTCTTCCGCTCGGGCGACACCCGCGACCCGGCCTTCTCCGACACCCTGTCGCTCGATCTTTCCACCGTGGAGCCGTGCATGGCGGGGCCGCGCCGGCCGCAGGACCGCGTGCCGCTCAAGGAGGCGAGGGACGCGTTCCGAAAGGCCCTTTCCACGTGGGAAAAGGAGGTGCGGCCGGGAAACGGGGACGACGGCGCGGATCGGTGGATGGGAGAGGGCGGCTGCGTCGCTGGAGAGATTTGCACCCCGGAGATGGGAGCCTGGACGCCCGGGACGACGTCGGTGCGGCTCGACCAGGGGGTGTACGACCTGCACGACGGCTCGGTGGTGGTCGCCGCCATCACGAGCTGCACGAACACCTCCAACCCCTCCGTGATGATCGGCGCGGGGCTGGTGGCGAAGAAGGCGGTCGAAAAGGGGCTGCGGACGAGGCCCTGGGTCAAGACGAGCCTCGCCCCGGGGTCGAAGGTGGTGACGCGATACCTCGATCGCGCGGGGCTGACGCCGTATCTCCAGGCGCTCGGGTTCCACCTGGTCGGATACGGCTGCACCACCTGCATCGGGAACTCCGGGCCCCTCCCCGAGGCGGTCGCGGAGACGATCCGGCGCGCAAACCTCGTCGCCGCGTCGGTCCTGTCGGGAAACCGGAACTTCGAGGGACGGATCCACCCGCTGTGCCGGGCGAACTATCTCGCCTCCCCGATGCTCGTGGTGGCGTACGCCCTCGTCGGGGACGTCGACTTCGACCCGTACATCGAGCCGCTGGGCCACGACCGCAACGGGAAGCCGGTCTTCCTTCACGAGATCTGGCCGTCGCCCGGGGAGATCACCGAGGCGGTGCGATCCGCGGTCGAACCGGAGATGTTCCGCAAGGAGTACGCCTCCGTGTTCGCGGGGGACGAGGCGTGGAAAAAGCTTCCCGTCCCGAAATCCGAGTGCTTCGCCTGGGATCCGTCCTCCACCTACGTCAGGAACCCGCCGTTCTTCGAGAACCTGCCGGCGGAGCCGGAGCCGGTCGCGGAGATTCGCGGCGCGCGGGTTCTCGCGGTGCTCGGCGACTCGGTGACGACGGACCACATCTCCCCCGCCGGCGACATCGCCGAGGACGGCCCCGCGGGAGCGTATCTCAAGGAACACGGCATCCCGAAGGAGGAGTTCAACTCCTACGGAAGCCGGCGAGGAAATCACGAGGTGATGATGCGGGGCACCTTCGCCAACATCCGGCTGCGCAACCTGCTGGCGCCCGGAACCGAAGGTGGGTGGACGACGTACCCGCCGGGCGGCGAAAAGGCGACGATCTACGACGCGGCGATGCGGTACGCTGCGGATGGGACCCCGCTGATCCTCCTCGCCGGGAAGGAGTACGGCAGCGGCTCGTCGCGCGACTGGGCGGCGAAGGGCCCGTGCTTGCTGGGGGTGCGCGCGGTGATCGCGGAGAGCTTCGAGCGGATCCACCGCAGCAACCTCGTCGGGATGGGAATCCTGCCGCTCCAGTTCGTGGACGGCGCCACCAGGGAGTCCCTCGGCCTGAC
Above is a window of Deltaproteobacteria bacterium CG2_30_66_27 DNA encoding:
- a CDS encoding transaldolase, translated to MKTNPLVALGQAGQSPWLDYIHRGMIASGELGRRIAEDGIRGVTSNPTIFEKAVSSGRDYDAQIRELARGGTAPLEAYKAIVTDDIRAAADVLRPVYDASRGDDGYVSLEVDPDLARDTKATIVRARELFDAVGRPNVMIKIPGTKEGLPAMEETIAAGIPVNVTLIFSVRRYEEVAAAYMRGVERWIAAGGDPRNVASVASFFVSRIDTAVDGLLLSTVERWPGSPKAETALSLLGKTAVASAQLAYARFRAIFDTPAWRSLALLGARVQRPLWASTGTKNPKYSDVKYIEELIGPDTVNTIPPQTMDAFRDHGVVADTLSGAGADAKAVLDDYALMETGIEEVCARLEEAGVKSFFDSYRKLLAAVEERLNIASSG
- a CDS encoding transketolase, with translation MKSLEATVEKNALALRAINTIRFLAVDAVQKAKSGHPGTPMGLAPLSYLLWTKFLRYNPANPDWAGRDRFVLSCGHASMLLYSLLHLTGFDVTLDDLKNFRQWGSKTPGHPEAGHTPGVEVTTGPLGQGFGNAVGMAMASRMLAQRFNRPGHEIVSHRIVALCSDGDLMEGVASEAASLAGFHRLGNLVAFYDDNRITIEGSTDLAFREDVGGRFRAYGWNVLTVADGNTDLAGMAAAIKVAFGERERPTLVIVRTSIGYGSPNKQDTSGAHGAPLGEAEVTLAKEHLGWPATPAFLVPDDVLAHFREALARGEKAEKEWRMKFAAYAAAFPALALEWERRTWGDLPEGWAEGIPTFSPGSGAAATRSASGKVLNAIAAKAPELAGGSADLSPSTDTVIKGGGEFLPDAEPGGRNAHFGVREHGMGAILNGMARHGGVIPYGATFFIFSDYMRPSIRLAALMGCRVVYVLTHDSVGVGEDGPTHQPVEHLASLRAMPNLYVVRPADANETAAAWRMALERTAGPTALVLTRQKLPVLPPEKVFRDGDVYRGAYVLEDAGDGRPDVVLIATGSEVSVALAARKLLADEGVGARVVSMPCMERFEEQEAEYREAVLPPSVPARVSVEAGSTFGWARYVGDRGAAVGIDRFGASAPAERIFREFGITPEAVRDRAKSVLAAIRGGVRA
- a CDS encoding aconitate hydratase 1; the encoded protein is MHPDTFGTHSSRTVGGHAYGIFCLEALEKRRVGKISRLPFSIKVLLENLLRHEDGTTVTADDIRALANWSPKEASDREIAFRPARVLLQDFTGVPALVDLAAMRDAAKRMGGDPKRINPLMPADLVIDHSVQVDRFAAATAFPDNVAREYGRNGERYAFLRWGKESFRNFRVVPPGTGICHQVNLEHLAPVVFTRKDRSGAMAYPDTLVGTDSHTPMINGLGVVGWGVGGIEAEAAMLGQPISMLIPEVVGFKMTGELPVGATATDLVLTVVQMLRKKGVVGKFVEFYGKGLSSLSVADRATISNMSPEYGATIGFFPVDRETLSYLLFTGRDKGQVKLVEAYCKAQGLFRSGDTRDPAFSDTLSLDLSTVEPCMAGPRRPQDRVPLKEARDAFRKALSTWEKEVRPGNGDDGADRWMGEGGCVAGEICTPEMGAWTPGTTSVRLDQGVYDLHDGSVVVAAITSCTNTSNPSVMIGAGLVAKKAVEKGLRTRPWVKTSLAPGSKVVTRYLDRAGLTPYLQALGFHLVGYGCTTCIGNSGPLPEAVAETIRRANLVAASVLSGNRNFEGRIHPLCRANYLASPMLVVAYALVGDVDFDPYIEPLGHDRNGKPVFLHEIWPSPGEITEAVRSAVEPEMFRKEYASVFAGDEAWKKLPVPKSECFAWDPSSTYVRNPPFFENLPAEPEPVAEIRGARVLAVLGDSVTTDHISPAGDIAEDGPAGAYLKEHGIPKEEFNSYGSRRGNHEVMMRGTFANIRLRNLLAPGTEGGWTTYPPGGEKATIYDAAMRYAADGTPLILLAGKEYGSGSSRDWAAKGPCLLGVRAVIAESFERIHRSNLVGMGILPLQFVDGATRESLGLTGKEIYAVEGIAGEITPRMRVTVRVSGEGGERAFPALARIDTPAEVHYYLHGGILPYVLRRLIGKG